GTGTACATAACCAAAGCGGACATTAGATTTATGTTGCTTAATATGGTCTATGACCTTCTGTGTGGCTTAATCTGTCTATGCTGATTCCACATTGGACAGCCAAACTTCAAGGGCTTTGACCACCGAAAGACTGGCAATTGTGGGTTTCAGAGATTCTCCTGCCACTAAAAAGCCCTCTTTAGATCAGTTTCCAGACGCTTATCCATAGAATCCTTTAAAGTTGCCTGATCTTCGATTGGCAATACTGTACTTTTAGATAGATTGAGGACTGGGGCATCCATCTTTGGTATAGTAGTGAAGTCCTTAATGTCCTCCTTGGACACAATATCCCATTGAGACTTGACCAAATCCAGTACTTTCTGATGACGTGAAAAGGATTGTGCTCTTTTTTTggatttaggcaaaaatgtaaataaagttgcATGTTCCTCCTGCTGAAGAGCCAAGGAAGCTCTCATTGCCTTGATTAAGGGCTGAACCAGGGCAAAAGTCGATAAAAGAATGTCTAACCTCATCTTCCTCTTCAGATTCAGATGTTACCATACCGGAACCTGCCCTCTTATCATCTGGTGGCAGGTTCCGTTTGTCTCCAGTTTCTGACTGAATATCCTTGGCTACAGCCAGCCTAATCCATGATAGGATGTCAGCATTGGGGATAGCAGACTGCACCGTGGCAGCATTGAGACATGCCTGGCACAGCTTCTTCTCTGGAAGTGGGGCCTCCGAGCAACCAAAGCAGTGACTTTCAGGAACTTGGACATTGTCCTCTCTTGGTGCAGAATGTTCCCTAGATCTCTCTCTTGATCTAGACGGCTTCATAGCACTGTCAGAACAAAGAGACATTATTGAGAGTCTTGGGACAACCCACAAAGATTCATGccttctcaattttttttatttacctcaaCTCAGGGGTGTAGACTTCTTGGGGATGGCAGCTGGGACAAAACCTTGAACTGGGTAACCTGAGAGAAAAATAAGAGATAAGGAGACTTCTTAATTTCCAGTCCCAGTCACCTGAGTCCCACTACTTACCAAGGGAAAAGGACCCGAGGTTAAGGGCAGTGCGTGGATAGAGGAATGGCAAGGTCAAACCGAGCCACGCTCCCTCTTCCTCTATTTAACCACGGAGACCCTGCCCACTGCAGGAGCCACCAATCCCTGCTAGCAACACTCCGCTCAACTCCCCCAGGTAGAGGAGCCGATGCGGAAGTGACGTCAATGCGCTCCGGCATCACTGCCAAGCACAAGATGGCATCTGATGCCAGGGCAGGAAGTGGAAGTTTCAATGAGTCCGCCCTGCTACCCCCCCTCCAAGAACGAGCAAGGTATTCTGTGTACCTACCTTTCCACCATCCCCGCCTGATCTTGAAAAAGAACCCAAAAAAGACGAGGTGGGATAAGTATTTATTGGTTAATGCATGGGATCTGTAATTGGGAGAGGAAGGGAGAGTGAGGGGCCATCCCGTAAtgtattgacatggagaggatTAGGGAAATTTAAGAAAAATGCTACGTGCGGGGAtctgatttaaaggggtttaggttaactttaagtatgttacagaatggccaattcaaataaattttttagttggccttcattttttttctatttttatagtttttgctttcaaatgggggtcacgaatcccataaaaaaagcaaatgttctttcctgttcatattccggtctcttattcaaatcaatgcatgattgctagggtaatttggaccctagcaaccagactgcacactggagagctgctgaatgaaaaagctaaatgactcaaaaaacacaaataataaaaaatgaaaaccaattgctatttAATCATGGGGAAATGCAAAGGATGGTATTTTCCCTACAATTAATCCAGATCTCTAAAAGCTAAACCatgacaattagggatgcaccgaatccaggatttggttcgggattcagcctttttcagcagattcggattcggccgaatccttctgcccggccgaaccgaatccgaatccttatttgcgcaaattaggagcggggagggaaactgcgtgactttttgtcacaaaacaaggaaatgaaaaattatttcccctacccacccctaatttgcatatgcaaattatgattcggattcggttcggtattcggccaaatcttttgcaagggttcggccgaatccaaaatagtggattcgttgcatcccaaATGAcaatgaatttgtattttttttttttagacacaaACGTGTGGCACAAGGAGATGATCGAGGAGTAGCAACACCAAGCCGGCGTGGAATATGTCTAACACCACAGTAATTGCACAGCATTTTCATCCTCTCTAAGCAAAAGGCCATCCTCTTTCCCCAATATACATTCCTTATCATAAACACACGAATGCCCTTCCTTGGTTTGCCTTCCTACATCCTCTGGCCCGACGTTGTTGCTGTATtaaatctcccagcatcctctgcctcTGGCTGAAGAACCTGGATGGAAGTTGGACATGGTGACCCTAATGCTGCCAGAAATTAAACTGAGAGCCACGGTACACAAATTCAGatttaatgttaacatttttacaCTTGTGCTCCCTAAACACCAAAGGAGGCATTTACAGGACTGCCAGGtttagtgacccctatttgaaagttggaaggaggcagaaaagaaaagcaaacaattggaaaaaaaaccaactgaaaagttgttaatATGCCATTAGCTTCCACATTCTGTGCCTCTTCAATCCTGATATATTAATGGAGGTTATAATAGGCATAGGCGCTATTAGTGGTCTCTGTCTGGTCCACCTCTTTTCCTGACAGACCACATGGTATATTCTGGCACTTTTTATTAGTGCTACTGAAATAATGGAATACTCAGTTTGAgctcagaagaaaaagaagtggaCAGCTTAGATAAGACTCAGCCTTATAGAGTCTGTCAATAAAACATTCCCATCCTGAGTTGGCAAAAAGGAAGGCTGGCCTGGCCATGTGGCTTACCTCATTCATGGCTGACCCTCATCCACCAACTTCACTATGCATaccaaataaagatatattatcTTCATTTCTTATTCTTTTATAATTTCTTAGCACTTTATTTGGTAGTAATGTagaggtgttttttttccagatatgggatccattatccgtaaacctgttatccagacagctccgaattacagtcagtctcctatagactcattcaaagctgaaaaaggagaaaaggcacaggatacacagcagataacagataagctctatagtgtacaatgggattcttctgagtttatccgttatctactgtgtatcctttgcttgaatgactgcccccatggctacacagcagcttgtttatataactatagttgtgtttgtgacgcaaacacaccagttttaccagtacagagcaacactacattgtattatcattcctttaaaatcctttcattttttggtgttactgttcctttaaaattgattttctttttctctgttataataaagcagtaccttctacttgagcccaactaacatataattaatccttattagaggggaaacaattgtatttatttaatgtatggtttttgttttttttagtagtgcATTAAAGTTGGTACTTCTGGTATCTTGGTTTGCTCACTACTTTGAATACTTTGTCTGGTGTCCCCTGCAGGGCCGCACAGCAGCACTTATACTGATTTTCGCTTTGGTCACCTTTCTCATCATACTGACTTCCAACAACAGCGAGGAACCATTCAACTACAGGGAGCTGAAGCTCAAACACACCAACCCACCCAATATCAGGAAATGGCTTCTGCAAGACGGTTACATCTCAGTTTCTGGCAACAAGGTAAGGAGGGGAAGATGCACCTTTGTAGAGTTTGAACCAAATTGGCCTAACTCTATGGGAAAAGCAGTTTTGTGCTGCTTGCTCTCTGTTCCCAGATGGCCTGCAAGATGTACTGTATGTCTCACCCATAGTTCCTGACAATCTCGCACTAGTAAAATgttttgtgatgttgctctgctctgaaaattaagttagtgagaaGAGTCTGATGTTTCATTGGTCTGTTCTAAGCACAGCAACATCACAAGGCAATTTCTCAATAAAAGGTATTTTCAGATGACTGCAGTCATTTAAACCAGCAGGTATCGCTGTTTCAAACTGCAAACtagaaaatgtatgtaaagtGCAAACATTTAGAAGAGCGCTGCAAGCCTTTTATATTTATCTGTTGTGAGGGTTTTGCGTTACCTCTAAAAATTAGCTCTTTGGTGAGTTATTTTAAATACCCTTTTCGGTTTGAAAACAGATAGCCTGAgatgagtagggatgtcgcggactgttctgcggcgaacttgttcgtgcgaacatcggctgttcgcgtccgccgcaagttcgcgagcgacgttcgccaataggcgttcgcgtcaaaatcgttcgaccattcgaccattcggtcgctaaaatcgaacgattttcgttcgattcgaacgaaaatcgtttgatcgaacgattaaaatccttcgatcgttcgaatcgaacgattttcggatgttcgaagttcgcgaattgttcgcgaactgttcgcattttttgccggtgttcgcgaacggcattcgcgaacacattatcggcggttcgctacatccctagagattAGTTAGGATGCATCACTGCTGTTACACCAATGATAATTGACTGACCTCTCTTTAGACACTCCACTCCAAGTGCAACAGCTGCGTCATCGTCACCAGTTCCAGCCACCTTCTCAACACTGACCTGGGCCAAAAGATCAACCAGGCAGAATGTATTATTCGCATGAATGATGCCCCCACCACCGGTTACGAGAAGGATGTGGGGAACAAGACTACATTCCGTGTGGTGGCCCATTCCAGTGTATACAGGGTTCTTCGAAGGCCGCAAGAGTTCTTAAGTCGTTTTCCAGGGCAGTCTCTTTTCTTTTGGGGCCCTCCTAACAAGATGCAGCAGGGTAACAAGGCAAATCTGTATCACATCATCCAACGTGCCAGCTCGGCGTTCCCCAATGTATCTGCCTTTGTTGTGTCCCCAAGGAACATGGGGAGATTTGATGAGCTGTTCCGGGCAGAGACAGGGAGAGACAGGTGAGAACTCATATGTTGATATGGTTGCTGCTCCTTACTTTTATAACTAGACATGTAGGAATACTAGAAATCAGACTGCACTGGTTTACTAACAGCCATTAGAAAAAGACGTTTGCATGCAAAGAAGAGTCATCTGATGTTACTCTGGTCTAAGCAAAACAACATTACAAGACTTTCTTTTCCAGCCAATTGTAGCCAGCTAAAatgaccagtaggtggtgctgttgcttcttattcactatattagaaatttcaaactgctaatatcttaaaAACTAGCAGAAAAAGTATGTAAATTGTGAAATTTCCCTAAAGAGCCCTCTGAGCAatacctttaagaaaaaaaaattcagctccACTATGTAAAGCACCAGTACATGTATCTTAattgttatattataattatttcttgGTACGGATGGCTTAGAAtcctacatttaaaaaatgtttttgtcccttagAGAGAAGTCGCACTCCTGGCTGAGTACAGGCTGGTTTACCATGGTGATAGCAGTGGAGCTGTGCAACAATGTGCACGTGTATGGGATGGTTCCCCCAAACTACTGCAGGTAACACCTGATCTTGAAAGCTGAATATTAATCATATAGATTAAGTTCCATAGACATTTGCatcttgcagcactggggtcctgatTTTGACTCAGGTCTCCGTGTATCTGTGTGGGTTTTCTCCGGGTACTCTGGTTTTCTGTCATACTGCAAACCcatattggctcctgataaaactggccCAAGTGTGTATGAATGCAATATGAATtctatagggaccttagattgtaagcttcctTGGATCAGTTAATGATGGACCATTTGGCCAAAATTTGAGGCACTTGCCACCTTAATGTACAGGGTCAATAGCAGACTGCTAGACTGGGGGTAGATCATCATACATGTACATTATTACATACTAATTCTGAGGGTGAGTCAAAAAAGAGAGGCAAGGAACACAGGAGGCCATGTATTTGCTTAAATGGATGAGCAATCAATATCAATGTTCATGACTTGATACGcatttataatatactgttatcTGTTTTGGAAAAATCGAACTTACTCACTGGCATAACAAGGAGATTTTGGGCCcctagaaaaaatatattaaactttACATCATTCAGGACACCCACTGCAACCTCTACACTTCGATAATTTCTACCAGCTTCTGCCTCTATAATTACACCCTTGCTTATTGCCATTAATGCAGTAacttgatgttactgggccccacagcaaatttaatttagggccccaaaatattgataagtttgCATATTGTACcatgttactgtatattaaaattgctcaataattaggGTCTtgctgggccccctacactcctgggccccctggaattgcagggtttgcttcctctgtagttactcccctacATCAGTGGGGAAAGGCAAATTCTATTGTGGGAGCACCAGAAGCTTCAAGTTAGTTCCTTGACaatgggatttgttattcagtTATAGCTGAGTGGCTGCATGATATCGAATGAATTATTCTGAAGAAAGCAAGTCTTTGCTCAGCTATTTTCTTCAGTTCCTTGCCAAGTACTGCTCTTGTGTTATTCTTTGCATTGGGATAAGGGCCAAGGGTTACTGATCGCCAAATCTCTCTGATATCAGTCCTCTGCCCAATAACACACAGATGGAAACTGTTGTGAGTCAGTCTTTGTGCTCTTCATTTAACCCCGTACCTGCCATTGattgtaaaatatattgctaCGGCTCAAATGCCTTTTTACGTTTTTATATTACTGGGTTTTGCCTTGATGCTGAGATTGCACAGCAAGGGcaaaggaaagggttaatgggcCACATTTTTCCCCACCATCAATAATATCTCCATCTGTGCTTTCAGAGGGGAAATATAATCCCTGCTGGCACATGAAGCGTTTGGAAGTTTGCTAGAAAATGAGTCAGCTCTGAATCTTTCATGGTCTTCACATGATCTCcctcttttttcccccccccagTAAACGCCAGAGGAAGATGCCGTATCATTATTACGAACCAAAAAGTCCAGATGAGTGCATCACGTACATTCAGAACGAGCGAGGACGTCGAGGAAATCACCACCGGTTTATCACAGAGAAATTAGTTTTTGCCCGCTGGGCACCTGTATACAACATCACTTTCTCCCACCCTGAATGGTTTGATGATGCAGAGACTGAATATATTTAACTGGGTCCCAGTGGGTTATTTTACCCCCTGTCTCTTCTACTCACACCTTCACTGGTTTTTCTCTGTGTTGTTTGGTGTTGGGTGCTGTCCAGATATACAAGAAGCTGGCAGAGTGGATAACATGAGACACAATGAAAGAGCCATGGCATCATCCAATTGTGGGTTGCTTATAGTTTCTCACTGAGTTATCCTGGGAAGAAACCAGCTGTCATAAATATACCAGCAATAGCTCAAGGGTCCCAGAACTCTGCTGGAAAAATCTTTGGCCCAAAAGATAGGAGGAAAGTTTGTTTAGGGTGACTGGACCTGGAACGGTCACCATGttacaaaatgttatatatttcttttgtgtTACCACCTTAAATATGTATGATTTGGCCCTATAATGAGGGAGTGCAACCATGCTGTAGGCAGTGATATAcacataaggttgccaccttttctggaacaaaataccggccttcctatatatttaactttttttccctattaataatattgggatcagccatcatttttaccggccaggccggtaaaataacggctaggtggcaaccctatatacacATAGGGCATCAAGATCTCAAGATCACCGCCAACACTACTAATCTACTGAAGGAACACAACTGCTTTAATCTACCGTACGTCCCAAAATAGTGTACAAGATGGTTCTATCCTATATTGGACATAGAAAAATAAGCACAGGCTGTCTTTCAGAAAGCAGCTGCCCAATGGTGTTTGACAGTGAATATTCCTATGGAACTACAATAGGTTGGGATAAGTAAAGATGGATCATGTACGAGAGTTGAGCAGTATGAATAAAGCTTTAAGATTCTGGGAAACGTGAATGTCAAAGGAAAACTAGTCCTGAGAGAATAAAATTGATATAAGAGGCAAAACAAGAGGAATGGGTTTGTGTTTTGGATATTTGTAATGTTTCATGAAGTTGCCTCTGGTGTTGTCCACTGACTTGTTCTTCCCTTTCCCCCACTGAAGTCTTGTATTGTGTACAAGGAACCCGTACTGTGCATTACTTTTAATATATctgatttatattttacattgttattataCAAACAAGACACCCCCAGCCAAAAGCTAAGCATAATTACTGTACCAAATGGCTTATCATCCAGTGTATCAAGGATACtgcaaaatctatttttcttaCCCTTTTAACCtggtaatgtaaaaacaaaaaaaggttgtCCAAGCGATCTAGAGGAGGCTACCCCGAATGCTTTGTGTGTATGCATGGTATCTGAAACCGTAGGTAGTTCCATTGATAATGAACGGAAATGATGTTTGCACATTTCATATTTAGGAGCTTGAGTATTAATTCAGGGAATGTCAGGGAAATGCTTTACTTAAGTAAACAAAATGCTCTTTTACTTAGAAACTGCAAAGTGAAGATCCCCAAACAATGAAAGGGTTACTGCAAATCAACACCACGCAACGTTTGTACAAACATGGAACCAACTACGCCCAAATagagagaaaattatttttcttgcTGTGGATTTTTGGGAGGACCCATGAAATgttagatttgaaaaaaaaataaatctaattttaatacATCAAAgatctttttgtgtgtgtgtttcgcCATTAAAGGAACATGGTAATTTAATGGTCATATAATGTGTATTtacaagaataaaaaatgtaggGTATAGGGGCAGAGTATTTGAAAATTGAGGTTGAGCATGACTTTTTTTCACCTTAGTTGAGCATGAGATAGAACTGCAGTAGAGTAATCCATAGGAGTGAAAAATACAGCCTTGATGTACCGGGTAACTGGTAACAACAGCTTTGCACAAACACAGGTTTTATATATAGTTCTCACATTGGGAGATAAGCAGCactagatttttttatacttattttcccTTAGAAATGCATCAGTGCACAACATGCAAGGACTGTTTTGGATGCAGGTATATCTCAGGATAATCAGGATATTTTCAGATGACATGATGCCATTTCACTTTTACTGCCACTGAAGGAAACACggtaaaaatgtggatatttTATTATTCGTTAAATTCAGCCTGAAGCGGCAGTGCAAGGTTTACAAATGGCTGCAATAGTAAAATAAGCACAGTTTTTCAGCAAGGCTATCACCCCCCAGACATAAAAAGGGGAGGAGGCAGCCAGGGCAGCCCAGCTTGATCTTGTATGTAATTACTGTACACTAGAAACTTGCTTACAATTACTCATTTTCTACTAAGCAGTATTATTTTGCAGTAGAAGAGCTCCCTCCCATGGCCAACTAAATTAACTACAACCAATAAGAAGAAAACTGAAAGTTAGCAAACATTTGGTTGTAAATTGAAGCCTCTCTTTTTTTcacatgtaaaataaaagttaGTAAAGCTCTTGTAGGGATGAGATAGGATTCCTGGCTTGGTCAAAAATGCAAACACTGTTTTACTATCTGTTTGAGAGCTGGGGAAGCCAGgtaattatttataaaacaatatcaacaaaataattgcctCCAGTTCAACAAATGGGTATCGAAATATGAATAAAACACCTCCTGGGTCACTGAAGGTATCCTACATCATGAGGGTTGCCTCACATGCAGCATAATAATGGGTAAGCATATAAGCATTGACATACATAtatatccatataatacacaaaagccatgaatatcttgtaaattatatccttataaacggtgagtagtgatgtcatcagttataaacggtgagtagtgatgtaatttctgtcacatgactcactgaaatttgtgtattataataaataaagtaccccctcttgtaaaatatgaggatattagaagttacctcggagttccatgtcctgtataaaaacactcggccttcggcctcgtgtttttatatggtcatgaaactcctcggtaacttataatatccttatattttacaagagggggtactttattcactatatatacataacaaTTTTTAACTACTGGGACAGCACAAgacttcttcttcttatttcaTATGGATAATAGGTCACAGTGACTCCTTCATGCAATAGGCTTAGGATGACTTTCCTACTACAGAGAACTAAAATACTAATGGAGGTTTGTGGCACTAGATTAAGGATTTCCCAAATAGTAGGTTGTCTTAAAGGGGTAgcccacctttaagttaactttttgtatgttatagaatggctaatttgaagcaatttttcaattggcctatattttttctttctttctttatttttatcgttttttgaattattatttcttctgatgcttttcaacttttaaataggggtcaccaATCCCATCtctataaggctagaaatgtattgatattgttgtatgaatattgatacattttattactcatctttctattcaagcatctctctttttcatattccagtctcttattcaaatcagtgcatgttttctagggtaatttggaccctcgtAACCAGATTgccgacattgcaaactggagagctgctgaataaaaagctaaataacacaaaaacaacaaataaaaaatgaaaaccaactgcaaattgtctgagaatatccctctataccaggggtcagcaacctttactatcaaaagagtcattttgccccctcttccactaaagaaaaatagtctggagccgcaaaacataacattgCTTATAAACGTTTAAaagtttaaacctttttttaattttaaccgttacaacaacagaatacaacaaacagaagtgcatatgtgtaggcctactttgaaataagtTAAACACTTAagagccctattaaatgctagtgttctcatctgtttaatgtgacttcggTTTCTGAAGCTCcgtgctgatcttccctctcttgtcttgaggtGTGACCTAGGTAAGGAcaatgatgaatcatcttgctgcagcttggtcttgcctgtcactcctgggatgtctatacagccctcgcacctgctgctgGCTTCCTGGGTGTGCAACCATGGTACGCTGATCATTAGCTTACTGCAGTAGCACACTCGAGAAccgccagcaggtgcaagggctgtataaACGTGACTGAGCCGCAGAAAGCAGgataaagagccgcatgaggctcctgagccgcgggttgcctacccctgctctaTACCATCATACAAAAATGCAACCCCTTTAGGAGGGTGCAAATGCGGGTACTGGCCTAGGGCCCATACATATTGAAGTCTCCATGGTTAACAGAAGGTTGAATATATAGTGAGTAAAAGGGCAgcatataagatatatataaatatatatatatatatatatatatatatatatatatatatatatatatatatatatatatatagagaagtgaagaagctcgcactcacaggacttatcaaaatcaaaaatggtgtttatttcagtagaagtaactaacgtttcggcttgcactcaagcctttctcaaagtgctaatacaaacattcatcaaccttttaaacccaaaaTGGCGGGAAATTAGGGGTAGTGACGTCAGCTGACGtgtgtggggaaattccactgtgcAGACAGAACATCAagtgtggggaaattccactgtgTAGTTAGTAGTTCAAGTGAATGAAAAGCAATACATAATAAAGATACAATAGTGTCAATTACAGgcaataaacaaatgtaaacaatcTGTTACTGTTGTAGGCAAAAAAGTGTCCATTTacaataaaaagtctaataaCCTGAAGCGCAATAGACTCAATCCTTGTGTGCGCTTTTGGAGAAGAAAACCCAATATACGGCCAATCACATAGCATAATAGCAGTACAGTTACATGTAGAAGCGCGACGTTACCGGCTCTCTGCGGAGCATCTGGACCTCTGCATAATGGCGGCTACATATTCCATGGCTTGCTTACCGATCGCCGAGATCCGCATGTGCTGCGGCTCTGTCAGTACAGCCGCACACTCAATGCCGCTTCCTCTTAGAAGGCTGCTCACTTCGTCGGTGCTGCGTGCAATATTCTGTGCATGTTCAGGGAATAGGTTGCCCCTGGCACCGCCTATGCGTCTCACGGTTGTCATCTCGGTGCACGAACGGGTCGAGGATATATTGCAAGTGGATGGTCCCTGTGTTCTAGATGGGGACGTGTCATGGCCAGCCATCATATTCAGGATAATGCTGTATATGCCCACTTTTGCCATATCATCCGTGTAGTTCGAGGTGCTGGTTCCAGGTGGTTTTGTACTCGGTTGCCATGTTcccagtccatagcaaccaatcattcagGGCTTTTTGTGGGAGGGAGTCGATGCTCCACATCAGTTACAGAGTCACTATATGGCCGCTGATCATGTCAGTCTAATTCTT
This Xenopus laevis strain J_2021 chromosome 8S, Xenopus_laevis_v10.1, whole genome shotgun sequence DNA region includes the following protein-coding sequences:
- the st6galnac6.S gene encoding alpha-N-acetylgalactosaminide alpha-2,6-sialyltransferase 6 isoform X2, encoding MSNTTGRTAALILIFALVTFLIILTSNNSEEPFNYRELKLKHTNPPNIRKWLLQDGYISVSGNKTLHSKCNSCVIVTSSSHLLNTDLGQKINQAECIIRMNDAPTTGYEKDVGNKTTFRVVAHSSVYRVLRRPQEFLSRFPGQSLFFWGPPNKMQQGNKANLYHIIQRASSAFPNVSAFVVSPRNMGRFDELFRAETGRDREKSHSWLSTGWFTMVIAVELCNNVHVYGMVPPNYCSKRQRKMPYHYYEPKSPDECITYIQNERGRRGNHHRFITEKLVFARWAPVYNITFSHPEWFDDAETEYI
- the st6galnac6.S gene encoding alpha-N-acetylgalactosaminide alpha-2,6-sialyltransferase 6 isoform X1, which encodes MVTLMLPEIKLRATGRTAALILIFALVTFLIILTSNNSEEPFNYRELKLKHTNPPNIRKWLLQDGYISVSGNKTLHSKCNSCVIVTSSSHLLNTDLGQKINQAECIIRMNDAPTTGYEKDVGNKTTFRVVAHSSVYRVLRRPQEFLSRFPGQSLFFWGPPNKMQQGNKANLYHIIQRASSAFPNVSAFVVSPRNMGRFDELFRAETGRDREKSHSWLSTGWFTMVIAVELCNNVHVYGMVPPNYCSKRQRKMPYHYYEPKSPDECITYIQNERGRRGNHHRFITEKLVFARWAPVYNITFSHPEWFDDAETEYI